One window of Acomys russatus chromosome 28, mAcoRus1.1, whole genome shotgun sequence genomic DNA carries:
- the Afm gene encoding afamin, translating into MWPLFYLNMKYLNGPGFIFFLFSLTEPLALPTKSQDVEHLNGTQKFTAENIPYLTVIAFAQYVQEASFEEVETLVKVMIDYKERCLADSTLPECSKTANEAIQDAICTLEGLPQKLNFSHCCNKAAIPRRLCFFHNKKANVGFLPRFPTLDPEEKCQAYKNNSGSFLNLYMYEVARRNPFVFAPVLLRVAAWFEEAATTCCEQLQKATCFQAKAAPITQYLKALSSYQKTVCGALMKFGPSIVNSINIAVFSKKFPKIGFKDLTSLLEDVSSMYEGCCEGDVVYCTQSQSQVISQICSKQDTISSKIKDCCGKKTPEREDCIINTNKDDRPEDLSPREPKFTDSENVCQERDSNPDKFFAEFTYEYSRRHAELSTPELLRITKVYKDLLEDCCKRESPADCYRHAEDKFNETTEKSLAMVQHECQRFQEMGKDALLLHYIAKFTKAAPQLSAEELISLSKEMTTALATCCTLTEEFACVDNLADLVLGELCGINENRTINPAVDHCCKTDFAFRRHCFENLKADMTYVLPSVSALVSALRADWCQAHQEDLQRKKHRFMVNLVKQMPGSTAEEHLCLLTKFTAAGEKCGEVREPEACFHPEVVIYCFPPESL; encoded by the exons ACCT GACCGTCATTGCATTTGCACAGTATGTCCAGGAAGCATCCTTTGAGGAGGTGGAGACGCTGGTGAAGGTCATGATAGATTACAAGGAGAGGTGCTTGGCTGATAGTACACTTCCCGAGTGTTCAAAAACAGCT AACGAGGCTATACAGGACGCAATCTGCACTTTGGAGGGGCTGCCGCAGAAGCTTAATTTTTCTCACTGCTGCAACAAAGCCGCTATTCCAAGACGACTCTGTTTCTTCCACAACAAGAAAGCTAATGTGGGATTTCTGCCCCGCTTCCCTACTCTGGACCCAGAAGAGAAATGCCAAGCTTATAAAAATAACAGCGGATCTTTTCTAAACCt CTACATGTACGAGGTTGCCAGGAGGAATCCCTTTGTCTTTGCGCCTGTTCTTCTCAGAGTGGCCGCTTGGTTTGAGGAGGCAGCGACCACATGCTGTGAACAGCTGCAGAAAGCGACCTGCTTTCAAGCCAAG GCAGCTCCCATCACACAATATTTAAAAGCATTATCTTCTTATCAAAAAACTGTTTGTGGAGCCCTTATGAAATTTGGACCCAGCATCGTAAACTCTAT AAACATTGCTGTATTCAGTAAAAAATTCCCCAAGATCGGATTTAAGGACCTTACTTCCCTCTTAGAAGATGTTTCTTCCATGTATGAAGGATGCTGTGAAGGGGATGTTGTGTATTGCACCCAGAGCCAG AGCCAGGTTATAAGCCAAATTTGTTCAAAACAAGATACCATCTCAAGTAAAATCAAAGATTGCTGTGGAAAGAAAACACCAGAGCGTGAAGACTGTATAATCAACACAAATAAAGACGACAGACCGGAAGACTTGTCCCCCAGAGAACCCAAATTTACCGACAGTGAAAATGTGTGTCAAGAACGAGATTCTAACCCGGACAAGTTCTTTGCTGA GTTTACCTACGAATACTCCAGGAGACATGCTGAGCTGTCGACACCAGAGCTTCTAAGAATTACTAAAGTGTATAAGGATCTCTTAGAAGATTGCTGCAAGAGAGAGAGCCCAGCAGATTGTTACCGCCATGCG GAGGATAAATTCAATGAGACCACTGAGAAAAGCCTTGCAATGGTTCAACACGAATGCCAACGCTTCCAGGAGATGGGGAAGGATGCTCTCCTCCTCCA TTACATTGCCAAGTTCACCAAGGCAGCCCCCCAGCTCTCCGCGGAAGAACTGATCTCCCTTAGTAAGGAAATGACAACAGCTTTGGCAACATGCTGCACGCTTACCGAAGAATTCGCTTGTGTCGATAACTTG GCAGATTTAGTTCTTGGAGAATTATGTGGAATAAATGAAAACCGAACCATCAATCCTGCTGTGGATCACTGCTGCAAAACAGACTTTGCCTTCAGAAGACACTGCTTTGAGAATCTGAAAGCTGACATGACCTATGTGCTCCCATCGGTCTCTGCACTTGTGTCTGCTTTGCGTGCAGACTGGTGCCAGGCTCACCAAGAGGACCTTCAGCGTAAGAAACATAG GTTTATGGTCAACTTAGTGAAGCAGATGCCGGGGAGCACGGCTGAGGAGCATCTGTGTTTGCTCACCAAGTTCACTGCAGCTGGGGAGAAGTGTGGTGAAGTGCGGGAGCCAGAAGCCTGTTTCCATCCAGAGGTGGTTATTTATTGCTTTCCCCCTGAGAGTCTATAG